A genomic window from Candidatus Binatus sp. includes:
- a CDS encoding SDR family NAD(P)-dependent oxidoreductase, translating into MEPLKRLDRSVKGRAVLVTGAASGMGRATAHLFADEGALVAITDINEAGVARVAEEIAAAGGTAHGWRLDVSDAAEIKRVVAGVAARFGRLDILINNAGFGGISALDSDDYDRIWDRTITGAIIPVDGGLMVRNA; encoded by the coding sequence ATGGAGCCACTGAAAAGACTCGATCGCTCGGTCAAGGGGCGCGCGGTGCTGGTTACCGGCGCCGCCAGCGGGATGGGCCGTGCCACCGCTCATCTGTTCGCGGACGAAGGCGCGCTGGTCGCGATTACCGACATCAACGAAGCCGGCGTCGCGCGCGTCGCCGAGGAGATCGCCGCCGCCGGCGGAACCGCGCACGGATGGCGCCTCGACGTATCCGATGCGGCCGAGATCAAGCGCGTCGTTGCCGGCGTCGCCGCACGTTTCGGCCGGCTCGACATCCTCATCAACAACGCCGGTTTCGGCGGCATCTCTGCGCTCGACAGCGACGATTACGACCGCATCTGGGACCGCACCATCACCGGCGCGATCATCCCGGTCGATGGAGGCTTGATGGTCCGCAACGCATGA